The Methanococcoides sp. AM1 region ATGTCACATTGATATAACCGGTCTTGATTTCGGAAGCAGTGCCATTAATATTACTGACAGTAAGATTGACAGTATACAAACCAGCTGTATCATACGTATGAATTATATTCTGGCTGGAGTAATCCTCAGTACCGTCAGCATCAATATCCCAGGACCATGACGTTGCATTGGTTGAGAGATCCGTGAATGAAACAGTAAGTGGTGCATAGCCTTCAGT contains the following coding sequences:
- a CDS encoding PKD domain-containing protein — its product is TEGYAPLTVSFTDLSTNATSWSWDIDADGTEDYSSQNIIHTYDTAGLYTVNLTVSNINGTASEIKTGYINVT